From the Lactuca sativa cultivar Salinas chromosome 9, Lsat_Salinas_v11, whole genome shotgun sequence genome, the window atatataattttattgacATGTGTTACTATCAATACTCTCTTTTCATTTATCATACACGTAAATGAATAATATCGTTATATATTTTctatcaaaaaaaaatttattcgAGCAAAacgtcaaatatatatatatatatatatatatatatatatatatatatatatatatatatatatatatataaaaaattaaaattaaataatgtGTTACCACATTagataatttatttaaataaattttcaaaaaaaatattaaaaaatctcaataataaatttaaagataataaaatatataaataaaaacatatttgtattttatatttaaaaatataaaaaaaatttaatagatataaaataaataacaatttatatattaaaataaagatTCATCATTACTTAATAATTCTATACAAAAAGTTAAAAGTATTAactaattattatattatttaaaGAATCcatttaataaatgaaagttttttttgccacttgtcaaattTTTAAGAGTTTTGCCACATCTAATTTTGTAGAAGTTTTAGAATTATTtctttccacttgtcattttttgggaatttctatttttttttaaattaaattccaCAAAATTTTAATGagttttataaggaaataaaatcattctattaatttgataataaaatctcataaatgctctaaagaatatttgatttgttttatcAATGTTCCAAAAGATTACATTATGTTATGTAgaagtattattttataaaatatttaatgtttaaatatttatattaaatttttatttttaataaactcgtgtagtatacgggtctcacacctagttagaTTATAAAGGGACTAACCtgtatatttatatgtttgcaAAATCAATTAtgtactctaataaatgaaagtttttttgccacttgtcactcttacattaacttggacacatgtcattttttagtatttttgaataaatgtttttttgcgcttgtcattttctcattttatATCCTTTCTTAATTAACAATCAAATTTACACATCAATTAATAATTGTCTTAGTTAAAAATAGTCAACAAACTACAatattaatacttatatatattgtatttaatatgtttctttttaaattcaaattttaaattttgaatttcaaatcaaaattttcaaatttaaataaatcttTGTTAAATCTTCatatttatgattttttgttttatcaaacccgtataaaatacgggtctcacaactagttataCTAATATTTACTAAATTAATCAATTGGATTTTAAATATTCATAAAATCTAATCATTCCAATGTATCTGATTGTCaatatttcaaaaacaaaaatacaatCTTGGAAAGAAGATTAAAAAAAAAGACCTCCAAATATAGCATGCCGGCGTCGGATGAAATATCGCCGGATGAAACCCTTTTATCATACACAACAACAGTTAATCTACATTCAAGAAGACGATCGATGAAACGATCATATTCACTTAAGAACGATCACAGTTCGCATCATATCCTTAAACTCCATGAAATCAACGCGTCCATCTTTGTTCCTGTCGACGGAGGAGATCATCTTCTGCACTCTTCCGATCTCATTCCCCTCTGCAAATCCCAGCTTCACAAGAACCGTCTGTAACTCGGTCGCTGATATGTATCCATCTCCATCTTCATCAAACACCTTGAACGCCTCCATCATCTCCAACTCCTCCTCCTTGCCTCCCTCACAACTACCACCCTCATCATCCTGATcttcattgttgttgttgttcggaTCATAGTTGTCATCCAGGCGAAAGAACAGATCGTCGATATCCTTGTGCAGAGCCTGGAAGTCTTCGAAGGTGAGTCCGGTGTTTCCGGGCTGGATGAAGGTTTTGATTATGGAATCCAATTCATCCATGTTGGTATCCAGGCCTAGGAGTATCAATGCACGGCTGAGTTCGTCGACGGTGATGAGTTCGTCATGATTGGTGTCGAATAAATCAAAGATACGACGGAGGCGTACGGAGTTGAGGGATGGAGAACGGAGGCGGAAGGAAGAGGATTTAAGTTGGTTCTTCTTGGTTGAGTTGTCTGCAACGGTGGTTGTAGTTGTTTCCATGGCTGATGTCCCCAAATATATATTATAGATTCAATCTCTTCCTCCCTTTTTCTGTCGACGATTGAAGGAGAAGAAGATTGAATTTGGGGAAAATAGGAAAGGGAGGGGAGATGACGATTGAGTATGGTATTTATTTAGGAGGTAGGAATGGAGGTCCGGTGATTGAGATCGAGATCAAGATCGGGAAATAATATGATCAATCATTGATATGGGGTGGGAAGTGGGATTGCTGGCAGCATATGGATACGCCCATTTTGCGGTAACTTCCATTATACACGACATGCTATAATTCTGGGTTCAAATTTCGATCAAAATGTGACTACTTGTCATTAAATACACCATTAATGTTTT encodes:
- the LOC111876127 gene encoding calcium-binding protein CML42, giving the protein METTTTTVADNSTKKNQLKSSSFRLRSPSLNSVRLRRIFDLFDTNHDELITVDELSRALILLGLDTNMDELDSIIKTFIQPGNTGLTFEDFQALHKDIDDLFFRLDDNYDPNNNNNEDQDDEGGSCEGGKEEELEMMEAFKVFDEDGDGYISATELQTVLVKLGFAEGNEIGRVQKMISSVDRNKDGRVDFMEFKDMMRTVIVLK